Proteins from a genomic interval of Panthera tigris isolate Pti1 chromosome A2, P.tigris_Pti1_mat1.1, whole genome shotgun sequence:
- the RBSN gene encoding rabenosyn-5 isoform X1, translating to MASLDDPGEVREGFLCPLCLKDLQSFCQLQSHYEEEHSGEDRDVKGQIKSLVQKAKKAKNRLLKREGDDRAESGTQGYESFSYGGVDPYMWEPQELGAVRSHLSDFKKHRAARIDHYVVEVNKLIIRLEKLTAFDRTNTESAKIRAIEKSVVPWVNDQDVPFCPDCGNKFSIRNRRHHCRLCGSIMCKKCMELISLPFANKLTSASKDSLSTHTSPSQSPNSVHGSRRGSISSVSSVSSVLDEKDDDRIRCCTHCKDTLLKREQQIDEKEHTPDIVKLYEKLRLCMEKVDQKAPEYIRMAASLNAGETTYSLEHASDLRIEVQKVYELIDALSKKILTLGLNQDPPPHPNTLRLQRMIRYSATLFVQEKLLGLMSLPTREQFEELKKKRKQEMERKRILERQAALESQRRLKERRSDLAPRTANGEVASLRGGPAPLRKAEGWLPLSGGQGQSEDSDPLLQQIHNITSFIRQARAAGRADEVRTLQENLRQLQDEYDQQQTEKAIELSRRQAEEEDLQREQLQMLREREWEREREQFQAASLHTRTRSLDFREIRPFQLEPGREPRNHLAYALDLGSSPVQSSAAQKTPSPVSALEPVRVWSGPPAIGQEPLPQSTVSQQSELASLNPFEEEDPSSPTADSTTSPPAAEPASGPSACILKEYNPFEEEEEEAVAGNPFTNPDSPAPNPFDEEDEYPCPRPSSPPVPGNPFEEATCTNPFEMDSDSGPEGEEPIEEELLLQQIDNIKAYIFDAKQCGRLDEVELLTENLRELKRTLAKQKGGTD from the exons ATGGCTTCTCTGGATGACCCTGGggaagtcagggagggcttcctttGCCCTTTGTGCCTGAAGGACCTGCAGTCTTTCTGTCAGCTTCAGTCACATTATGAGGAAGAGCACTCTGGGGAAGACCGTGATGTCAAAGGGCAAATTAAAA GTCTTGTCCAGAAGGCTAAGAAAGCCAAGAACAGGCTGTTGAAACGAGAAGGAGATGACCGAGCAGAATCGGGGACACAGGGCTATGAGTCTTTCAGCTATGGAGGGGTTGACCCTTACATGTGGGAACCCCAGGAACTTG GTGCTGTGAGAAGCCATCTTTCCGACTTCAAAAAACACCGAGCTGCCAGAATTGACCACTATGTTGTTGAAGTCAATAAATTAATAATCAGGTTAGAGAAg CTCACTGCATTCGACAGAACGAATACTGAGTCTGCTAAGATACGAG CAATAGAAAAGTCAGTGGTGCCTTGGGTCAATGACCAGGATGTTCCTTTCTGTCCAGACTGTGGGAATAAGTTCAGCATCCGTAACCGCCGCCACCACTGCCGGCTCTGCGGGTCTATTATGTGCAAGAAGTGTATGGAACTCATCAGTCTCCCTTTTGCAA ATAAGCTTACCAGTGCCAGCAAGGATTCCCTGAGCACCCACACCAGCCCCAGCCAGTCACCCAACAGTGTCCATGGCTCCCGCCGGGGCAGTATCAGCAGCGTGAGCAGTGTAAGCTCTGTCCTGGATGAAAAGGATGACGACCGGATCCGCTGCTGTACACACTGCAAGGACACACTACTGAAGAGAGAGCAGCAGATTGATGAGAAGGAGCACACCCCCGATATTGTAAAGCTGTATGAG aaATTACGACTTTGCATGGAGAAAGTTGACCAAAAAGCTCCTGAATACATCAGGATGGCAGCATCATTAAA TGCTGGGGAGACCACCTACAGTCTGGAACATGCCAGTGACCTTCGAATAGAAGTGCAGAAAGTGTATGAGCTCATAGATGCTTTAAG TAAGAAGATCCTAACCTTGGGCTTGAACCAGGACCCTCCACCACATCCAAACACTTTGCGGCTGCAGAGGATGATCAGATACTCAGCTACGCTTTTTGTGCAG GAAAAGTTGCTTGGTTTGATGTCACTGCCAACCAGAGAACAGTTTGaggaactgaaaaagaaaaggaagcaggaaatgGAGAGGAAGAGGATCCTGGAGAGACAG GCTGCCCTGGAATCCCAGCGAAGGCTTAAGGAACGGCGGAGTGACCTGGCACCTCGTACGGCTAATGGGGAGGTGGCGTCCCTTCGAGGGGGACCTGCCCCCCTGAGAAAGGCTGAGGGCTGGCTCCCGCTGTCTGGAGGTCAGGGGCAGAGCGAAGACTCAGACCCCCTCCTCCAGCAGATCCACAACATCACATCATTCATCAGGCAGGCCAGGGCCGCCGGGCGGGCAGACGAGGTGCGCACGCTGCAGGAGAATCTGCGGCAGCTGCAGGACGAGTACGACCAGCAGCAGACAGAGAAGGCCATCGAGCTGTCCCGGAGGCAGGCCGAGGAGGAGGACCTGCAGCGCGAACAGCTGCAGATGCTGCGTGAGCGGGAGTGGGAACGAGAGCGGGAGCAGTTCCAGGCCGCGTCCCTACACACACGGACTCGGTCCCTGGACTTCCGAGAAATCCGGCCTTTCCAGCTGGAGCCTGGCAGGGAGCCTCGCAACCACCTTGCTTATGCTTTGGATCTAGGCTCTTCCCCAGTTCAGAGCAGTGCAGCTCAGAAGACTCCGTCGCCTGTCTCAGCTCTCGAGCCGGTCAGAGTGTGGTCTGGGCCCCCAGCCATTGGCCAGGAACCCCTCCCCCAGAGCACCGTGTCACAGCAGAGTGAGCTGGCCTCTCTAAACCCCTTCGAGGAGGAAGACCCCTCCAGCCCCACAGCAGACAGCACTACCAGCCCTCCGGCTGCAGAGCCTGCCTCTGGCCCTTCAGCCTGCATCCTCAAAGAATACAATCCttttgaggaagaagaggaggaggccgTAGCAGGGAATCCCTTCACTAACCCAGACAGTCCAGCGCCCAACCCCTTCGATGAGGAAGATGAGTATCCCTGCCCGAGGCCCTCAAGCCCTCCTGTTCCTGGCAACCCATTTGAGGAAGCCACCTGTACCAACCCCTTTGAGATGGACAGTGACAGTGGGCCAGAGGGCGAGGAGCCCATAGAGGAGGAGCTCCTTCTCCAGCAGATTGATAACATCAAGGCGTACATTTTTGATGCCAAGCAGTGTGGCCGCCTGGATGAGGTGGAGTTGCTGACAGAGAACCTGAGGGAGTTGAAGCGCACCCTGGCTAAACAGAAGGGGGGCACTGACTGA
- the RBSN gene encoding rabenosyn-5 isoform X3 produces the protein MTEQNRGHRAMSLSAMEGLTLTCGNPRNLLTAFDRTNTESAKIRAIEKSVVPWVNDQDVPFCPDCGNKFSIRNRRHHCRLCGSIMCKKCMELISLPFANKLTSASKDSLSTHTSPSQSPNSVHGSRRGSISSVSSVSSVLDEKDDDRIRCCTHCKDTLLKREQQIDEKEHTPDIVKLYEKLRLCMEKVDQKAPEYIRMAASLNAGETTYSLEHASDLRIEVQKVYELIDALSKKILTLGLNQDPPPHPNTLRLQRMIRYSATLFVQEKLLGLMSLPTREQFEELKKKRKQEMERKRILERQAALESQRRLKERRSDLAPRTANGEVASLRGGPAPLRKAEGWLPLSGGQGQSEDSDPLLQQIHNITSFIRQARAAGRADEVRTLQENLRQLQDEYDQQQTEKAIELSRRQAEEEDLQREQLQMLREREWEREREQFQAASLHTRTRSLDFREIRPFQLEPGREPRNHLAYALDLGSSPVQSSAAQKTPSPVSALEPVRVWSGPPAIGQEPLPQSTVSQQSELASLNPFEEEDPSSPTADSTTSPPAAEPASGPSACILKEYNPFEEEEEEAVAGNPFTNPDSPAPNPFDEEDEYPCPRPSSPPVPGNPFEEATCTNPFEMDSDSGPEGEEPIEEELLLQQIDNIKAYIFDAKQCGRLDEVELLTENLRELKRTLAKQKGGTD, from the exons ATGACCGAGCAGAATCGGGGACACAGGGCTATGAGTCTTTCAGCTATGGAGGGGTTGACCCTTACATGTGGGAACCCCAGGAACTTG CTCACTGCATTCGACAGAACGAATACTGAGTCTGCTAAGATACGAG CAATAGAAAAGTCAGTGGTGCCTTGGGTCAATGACCAGGATGTTCCTTTCTGTCCAGACTGTGGGAATAAGTTCAGCATCCGTAACCGCCGCCACCACTGCCGGCTCTGCGGGTCTATTATGTGCAAGAAGTGTATGGAACTCATCAGTCTCCCTTTTGCAA ATAAGCTTACCAGTGCCAGCAAGGATTCCCTGAGCACCCACACCAGCCCCAGCCAGTCACCCAACAGTGTCCATGGCTCCCGCCGGGGCAGTATCAGCAGCGTGAGCAGTGTAAGCTCTGTCCTGGATGAAAAGGATGACGACCGGATCCGCTGCTGTACACACTGCAAGGACACACTACTGAAGAGAGAGCAGCAGATTGATGAGAAGGAGCACACCCCCGATATTGTAAAGCTGTATGAG aaATTACGACTTTGCATGGAGAAAGTTGACCAAAAAGCTCCTGAATACATCAGGATGGCAGCATCATTAAA TGCTGGGGAGACCACCTACAGTCTGGAACATGCCAGTGACCTTCGAATAGAAGTGCAGAAAGTGTATGAGCTCATAGATGCTTTAAG TAAGAAGATCCTAACCTTGGGCTTGAACCAGGACCCTCCACCACATCCAAACACTTTGCGGCTGCAGAGGATGATCAGATACTCAGCTACGCTTTTTGTGCAG GAAAAGTTGCTTGGTTTGATGTCACTGCCAACCAGAGAACAGTTTGaggaactgaaaaagaaaaggaagcaggaaatgGAGAGGAAGAGGATCCTGGAGAGACAG GCTGCCCTGGAATCCCAGCGAAGGCTTAAGGAACGGCGGAGTGACCTGGCACCTCGTACGGCTAATGGGGAGGTGGCGTCCCTTCGAGGGGGACCTGCCCCCCTGAGAAAGGCTGAGGGCTGGCTCCCGCTGTCTGGAGGTCAGGGGCAGAGCGAAGACTCAGACCCCCTCCTCCAGCAGATCCACAACATCACATCATTCATCAGGCAGGCCAGGGCCGCCGGGCGGGCAGACGAGGTGCGCACGCTGCAGGAGAATCTGCGGCAGCTGCAGGACGAGTACGACCAGCAGCAGACAGAGAAGGCCATCGAGCTGTCCCGGAGGCAGGCCGAGGAGGAGGACCTGCAGCGCGAACAGCTGCAGATGCTGCGTGAGCGGGAGTGGGAACGAGAGCGGGAGCAGTTCCAGGCCGCGTCCCTACACACACGGACTCGGTCCCTGGACTTCCGAGAAATCCGGCCTTTCCAGCTGGAGCCTGGCAGGGAGCCTCGCAACCACCTTGCTTATGCTTTGGATCTAGGCTCTTCCCCAGTTCAGAGCAGTGCAGCTCAGAAGACTCCGTCGCCTGTCTCAGCTCTCGAGCCGGTCAGAGTGTGGTCTGGGCCCCCAGCCATTGGCCAGGAACCCCTCCCCCAGAGCACCGTGTCACAGCAGAGTGAGCTGGCCTCTCTAAACCCCTTCGAGGAGGAAGACCCCTCCAGCCCCACAGCAGACAGCACTACCAGCCCTCCGGCTGCAGAGCCTGCCTCTGGCCCTTCAGCCTGCATCCTCAAAGAATACAATCCttttgaggaagaagaggaggaggccgTAGCAGGGAATCCCTTCACTAACCCAGACAGTCCAGCGCCCAACCCCTTCGATGAGGAAGATGAGTATCCCTGCCCGAGGCCCTCAAGCCCTCCTGTTCCTGGCAACCCATTTGAGGAAGCCACCTGTACCAACCCCTTTGAGATGGACAGTGACAGTGGGCCAGAGGGCGAGGAGCCCATAGAGGAGGAGCTCCTTCTCCAGCAGATTGATAACATCAAGGCGTACATTTTTGATGCCAAGCAGTGTGGCCGCCTGGATGAGGTGGAGTTGCTGACAGAGAACCTGAGGGAGTTGAAGCGCACCCTGGCTAAACAGAAGGGGGGCACTGACTGA
- the RBSN gene encoding rabenosyn-5 isoform X2 translates to MWEPQELGAVRSHLSDFKKHRAARIDHYVVEVNKLIIRLEKLTAFDRTNTESAKIRAIEKSVVPWVNDQDVPFCPDCGNKFSIRNRRHHCRLCGSIMCKKCMELISLPFANKLTSASKDSLSTHTSPSQSPNSVHGSRRGSISSVSSVSSVLDEKDDDRIRCCTHCKDTLLKREQQIDEKEHTPDIVKLYEKLRLCMEKVDQKAPEYIRMAASLNAGETTYSLEHASDLRIEVQKVYELIDALSKKILTLGLNQDPPPHPNTLRLQRMIRYSATLFVQEKLLGLMSLPTREQFEELKKKRKQEMERKRILERQAALESQRRLKERRSDLAPRTANGEVASLRGGPAPLRKAEGWLPLSGGQGQSEDSDPLLQQIHNITSFIRQARAAGRADEVRTLQENLRQLQDEYDQQQTEKAIELSRRQAEEEDLQREQLQMLREREWEREREQFQAASLHTRTRSLDFREIRPFQLEPGREPRNHLAYALDLGSSPVQSSAAQKTPSPVSALEPVRVWSGPPAIGQEPLPQSTVSQQSELASLNPFEEEDPSSPTADSTTSPPAAEPASGPSACILKEYNPFEEEEEEAVAGNPFTNPDSPAPNPFDEEDEYPCPRPSSPPVPGNPFEEATCTNPFEMDSDSGPEGEEPIEEELLLQQIDNIKAYIFDAKQCGRLDEVELLTENLRELKRTLAKQKGGTD, encoded by the exons ATGTGGGAACCCCAGGAACTTG GTGCTGTGAGAAGCCATCTTTCCGACTTCAAAAAACACCGAGCTGCCAGAATTGACCACTATGTTGTTGAAGTCAATAAATTAATAATCAGGTTAGAGAAg CTCACTGCATTCGACAGAACGAATACTGAGTCTGCTAAGATACGAG CAATAGAAAAGTCAGTGGTGCCTTGGGTCAATGACCAGGATGTTCCTTTCTGTCCAGACTGTGGGAATAAGTTCAGCATCCGTAACCGCCGCCACCACTGCCGGCTCTGCGGGTCTATTATGTGCAAGAAGTGTATGGAACTCATCAGTCTCCCTTTTGCAA ATAAGCTTACCAGTGCCAGCAAGGATTCCCTGAGCACCCACACCAGCCCCAGCCAGTCACCCAACAGTGTCCATGGCTCCCGCCGGGGCAGTATCAGCAGCGTGAGCAGTGTAAGCTCTGTCCTGGATGAAAAGGATGACGACCGGATCCGCTGCTGTACACACTGCAAGGACACACTACTGAAGAGAGAGCAGCAGATTGATGAGAAGGAGCACACCCCCGATATTGTAAAGCTGTATGAG aaATTACGACTTTGCATGGAGAAAGTTGACCAAAAAGCTCCTGAATACATCAGGATGGCAGCATCATTAAA TGCTGGGGAGACCACCTACAGTCTGGAACATGCCAGTGACCTTCGAATAGAAGTGCAGAAAGTGTATGAGCTCATAGATGCTTTAAG TAAGAAGATCCTAACCTTGGGCTTGAACCAGGACCCTCCACCACATCCAAACACTTTGCGGCTGCAGAGGATGATCAGATACTCAGCTACGCTTTTTGTGCAG GAAAAGTTGCTTGGTTTGATGTCACTGCCAACCAGAGAACAGTTTGaggaactgaaaaagaaaaggaagcaggaaatgGAGAGGAAGAGGATCCTGGAGAGACAG GCTGCCCTGGAATCCCAGCGAAGGCTTAAGGAACGGCGGAGTGACCTGGCACCTCGTACGGCTAATGGGGAGGTGGCGTCCCTTCGAGGGGGACCTGCCCCCCTGAGAAAGGCTGAGGGCTGGCTCCCGCTGTCTGGAGGTCAGGGGCAGAGCGAAGACTCAGACCCCCTCCTCCAGCAGATCCACAACATCACATCATTCATCAGGCAGGCCAGGGCCGCCGGGCGGGCAGACGAGGTGCGCACGCTGCAGGAGAATCTGCGGCAGCTGCAGGACGAGTACGACCAGCAGCAGACAGAGAAGGCCATCGAGCTGTCCCGGAGGCAGGCCGAGGAGGAGGACCTGCAGCGCGAACAGCTGCAGATGCTGCGTGAGCGGGAGTGGGAACGAGAGCGGGAGCAGTTCCAGGCCGCGTCCCTACACACACGGACTCGGTCCCTGGACTTCCGAGAAATCCGGCCTTTCCAGCTGGAGCCTGGCAGGGAGCCTCGCAACCACCTTGCTTATGCTTTGGATCTAGGCTCTTCCCCAGTTCAGAGCAGTGCAGCTCAGAAGACTCCGTCGCCTGTCTCAGCTCTCGAGCCGGTCAGAGTGTGGTCTGGGCCCCCAGCCATTGGCCAGGAACCCCTCCCCCAGAGCACCGTGTCACAGCAGAGTGAGCTGGCCTCTCTAAACCCCTTCGAGGAGGAAGACCCCTCCAGCCCCACAGCAGACAGCACTACCAGCCCTCCGGCTGCAGAGCCTGCCTCTGGCCCTTCAGCCTGCATCCTCAAAGAATACAATCCttttgaggaagaagaggaggaggccgTAGCAGGGAATCCCTTCACTAACCCAGACAGTCCAGCGCCCAACCCCTTCGATGAGGAAGATGAGTATCCCTGCCCGAGGCCCTCAAGCCCTCCTGTTCCTGGCAACCCATTTGAGGAAGCCACCTGTACCAACCCCTTTGAGATGGACAGTGACAGTGGGCCAGAGGGCGAGGAGCCCATAGAGGAGGAGCTCCTTCTCCAGCAGATTGATAACATCAAGGCGTACATTTTTGATGCCAAGCAGTGTGGCCGCCTGGATGAGGTGGAGTTGCTGACAGAGAACCTGAGGGAGTTGAAGCGCACCCTGGCTAAACAGAAGGGGGGCACTGACTGA